Proteins from a genomic interval of Polaribacter sejongensis:
- the mdh gene encoding malate dehydrogenase, which produces MKVSVVGAGAVGASCAEYIAIKDFASEVVILDIKEGFAEGKAMDLMQTASLNSFDTKITGSTNDYSKTANSDVCVITSGIPRKPGMTREELIGINAGIVKTVSANLIEHSPNTIIIVVSNPMDTMTYLVHKTTGLQKNKIIGMGGALDSARFKYRLAEALGAPISDVDGMVIGGHSDTGMVPLTRLATRNSVPVSEFISEERLEQVLQDTKVGGATLTGLLGTSAWYAPGAAVSAMVQAIACDTKKIFPCSSLLEGEFGLSDLCIGVPVVLGKNGIESIVEIKLSDAEKTQIQASAKGVKATNALLEL; this is translated from the coding sequence ATGAAAGTTTCAGTAGTAGGAGCAGGTGCAGTAGGTGCAAGTTGTGCAGAATACATCGCAATTAAGGATTTTGCATCCGAAGTTGTTATTTTAGACATTAAAGAAGGTTTTGCAGAAGGTAAAGCAATGGATTTAATGCAAACGGCTTCTTTAAACAGTTTTGATACAAAAATTACAGGAAGTACAAATGACTATTCTAAAACAGCTAATTCTGATGTTTGTGTTATTACCTCTGGTATTCCACGTAAACCAGGAATGACTCGTGAAGAATTAATTGGTATTAATGCAGGAATTGTAAAAACAGTTTCAGCTAATTTAATAGAACACTCTCCAAATACAATTATCATTGTGGTTTCTAACCCAATGGATACAATGACTTATTTAGTTCATAAAACTACTGGGTTACAAAAAAACAAAATCATTGGAATGGGTGGTGCTTTAGATTCTGCTCGTTTTAAATACAGATTAGCAGAAGCTTTAGGTGCGCCTATTTCTGATGTTGACGGTATGGTAATTGGTGGTCACTCAGACACTGGTATGGTTCCTTTAACTCGTTTAGCTACTCGTAACTCTGTTCCTGTTTCAGAATTTATTTCTGAAGAAAGATTAGAACAAGTTTTACAAGACACTAAAGTTGGTGGTGCAACCTTAACTGGTTTATTAGGTACTTCTGCTTGGTATGCTCCAGGTGCAGCAGTTTCTGCAATGGTACAAGCAATTGCTTGTGATACTAAAAAAATATTTCCTTGTTCTTCTTTATTAGAAGGTGAATTCGGTTTAAGTGATTTATGTATTGGAGTTCCTGTTGTTTTAGGTAAAAACGGAATTGAAAGCATTGTAGAAATTAAATTATCTGATGCTGAAAAAACTCAAATTCAAGCTTCTGCAAAAGGAGTAAAAGCAACTAACGCTTTGTTAGAATTATAA
- a CDS encoding DUF6588 family protein, whose translation MKKSILIIICVFAFTFNLKAQDGLENILFADISDANLLTEAYLKPAAEGFIYGMSSGWFHTAKVHKTLGFDITIGANLSLVPSDKEIFNVNSLNLSDKITQNPITSPTVLGSGDSALQNGFEVTIPANSDPTINNGIHPELVRNFTMPDGFGDDLPLNAAPTPSVQISLGLPYQFEATVRVVPEVGSDDVKGKLFGLGIKKEITNWFGPLDKLPLHVSIMGAFTNMTVTSAIDDPNDNGVTITDGLGELKLDSYTVQALASLNFPFINVYGGIGYVSGSSSLNINGTYELEYSGGLGQTYRKTLVDPLNLNYKVGGLTSTIGARLSLGFFKIFGSYTLQEYNTVNAGIAFSFR comes from the coding sequence ATGAAAAAAAGCATTTTAATTATTATCTGCGTATTTGCATTTACATTTAACCTAAAAGCACAAGATGGTTTAGAGAACATTCTTTTTGCCGATATTTCAGACGCAAACCTACTAACAGAGGCTTATTTAAAACCAGCGGCAGAAGGCTTTATCTACGGAATGAGCAGCGGTTGGTTTCACACAGCAAAAGTTCACAAAACACTAGGTTTTGATATCACCATAGGCGCTAATCTTTCCCTTGTTCCATCTGATAAAGAAATTTTTAATGTAAATTCATTAAACTTATCCGATAAAATCACACAAAACCCAATAACTTCTCCTACCGTTTTAGGGAGTGGTGATAGTGCTTTACAAAATGGTTTTGAGGTAACCATACCTGCAAACTCAGACCCTACGATAAATAATGGTATTCACCCAGAATTAGTGAGAAACTTTACAATGCCAGATGGTTTTGGAGATGATCTACCTTTAAACGCAGCACCAACTCCATCCGTACAAATAAGCTTAGGTCTACCTTATCAATTTGAAGCAACTGTACGTGTTGTTCCAGAAGTAGGTAGCGATGATGTAAAGGGAAAATTATTTGGTTTAGGAATAAAAAAAGAAATCACCAATTGGTTTGGCCCTTTAGATAAATTACCTCTTCATGTTTCTATAATGGGTGCTTTTACGAATATGACAGTTACAAGTGCTATAGACGACCCTAACGACAATGGAGTAACCATAACTGACGGTTTAGGAGAATTAAAATTAGACTCTTATACAGTACAAGCTTTAGCTTCATTAAATTTTCCTTTTATAAATGTTTATGGAGGTATTGGATACGTTAGCGGTTCTTCTTCTTTAAACATAAACGGAACTTACGAATTAGAATATTCAGGAGGGCTTGGACAAACATATAGAAAAACACTTGTAGACCCTTTAAACTTAAACTACAAAGTTGGTGGATTAACATCTACAATCGGAGCAAGATTAAGCTTAGGATTCTTTAAGATTTTCGGAAGCTACACCCTACAAGAATACAACACAGTAAATGCAGGTATTGCATTTAGTTTTAGATAA
- the gyrB gene encoding DNA topoisomerase (ATP-hydrolyzing) subunit B — translation MSEEIKKEYDASSIQALEGMEHVRMRPSMYIGDVGVRGLHHLVYEVVDNSIDEAMGGYCDTIDVTINEDNSVTTKDNGRGIPVGMHEKEGVSALQVVMTKIGAGGKFDKDSYKVSGGLHGVGVSCVNALSDLLVATVHKDGKVWRQEYSQGKALYPVKTIGETDFTGTIVTFLPDKSIFKQTTVFNYETLATRMRELSFLNKGITITLTDKRETDDEGNFISEIFHSDEGLPEFIKYLDSTREQLTSQVISMEGEKNGIPVEVAMVYNTSYAENLHSYVNNINTHEGGTHLSGFRRGLTGTLKKYADESGLLKNVKFDIAGDDFREGLTAIVSVKVAEPQFEGQTKTKLGNREVSAAVSQAVSEMLTDYLEENPNDAKTIVQKVILAATARHAARKAREMVQRKTVMSIGGLPGKLSDCSETDPAQCEIFLVEGDSAGGTAKQGRDRNFQAILPLRGKILNVEKAMQHKVFENEEIKNMFTALGVSIGTEEDPRALNLSKVRYHKVVIMCDADVDGSHIATLILTFFFRYMKEMVEQGYIYIATPPLYLVKKGQKREYAWDDNQRDIIAQNMGGSVSIQRYKGLGEMNADQLWDTTMNPEFRTLRKVVIDSPAEADRVFSMLMGDEVPPRRDFIERNAKYANIDV, via the coding sequence ATGAGCGAAGAAATTAAAAAAGAATATGATGCTTCCAGTATTCAGGCACTGGAAGGAATGGAGCATGTTAGAATGCGTCCTTCCATGTATATTGGAGACGTTGGCGTACGTGGTTTACACCATTTGGTATACGAGGTTGTAGATAACTCTATTGATGAAGCAATGGGTGGTTATTGTGATACAATTGACGTTACTATAAACGAAGATAATTCTGTTACAACTAAAGATAACGGACGTGGAATTCCTGTTGGAATGCACGAAAAAGAAGGCGTTTCTGCATTACAAGTAGTAATGACAAAGATTGGTGCTGGTGGTAAATTTGATAAAGATTCTTATAAAGTTTCTGGAGGTTTACACGGTGTTGGTGTTTCTTGTGTAAACGCACTTTCAGATCTTTTAGTAGCAACAGTGCATAAAGATGGTAAAGTTTGGAGACAAGAGTACTCTCAAGGTAAAGCATTATACCCAGTTAAAACCATTGGAGAAACTGATTTTACAGGTACAATTGTTACTTTTTTACCAGACAAATCTATCTTTAAACAAACTACAGTATTTAATTACGAAACGCTAGCTACTCGTATGCGCGAGTTATCGTTTTTAAATAAAGGGATTACCATTACTTTAACAGACAAACGTGAAACAGATGATGAAGGAAACTTTATTTCTGAAATTTTTCATTCTGATGAAGGTTTACCAGAATTTATTAAATATTTAGATTCTACTCGCGAACAATTAACATCGCAAGTAATTTCTATGGAAGGCGAAAAAAACGGAATTCCTGTTGAAGTTGCCATGGTATATAATACTTCGTATGCAGAGAACTTACATTCTTATGTAAACAACATTAACACACACGAAGGAGGAACGCACTTATCTGGTTTTAGACGTGGATTAACAGGAACTTTAAAAAAGTATGCTGATGAATCTGGTTTATTAAAAAATGTAAAATTTGATATTGCTGGTGATGATTTCCGTGAAGGATTAACGGCAATCGTTTCTGTAAAAGTGGCAGAACCACAATTTGAAGGGCAAACAAAAACAAAATTAGGGAACAGAGAAGTTTCTGCTGCAGTTTCGCAAGCAGTTTCAGAAATGTTAACTGATTATTTAGAAGAAAACCCAAATGATGCTAAAACAATTGTTCAGAAAGTAATATTAGCTGCAACCGCAAGACACGCTGCACGTAAAGCCAGAGAAATGGTACAACGTAAAACGGTAATGTCTATTGGTGGTTTACCTGGTAAATTATCTGACTGTTCTGAAACAGATCCAGCACAATGCGAAATTTTCTTAGTTGAGGGAGATTCGGCAGGTGGAACAGCAAAACAAGGTAGAGATAGAAACTTTCAAGCAATTTTACCACTTCGTGGAAAGATTTTGAACGTGGAAAAAGCAATGCAACATAAAGTTTTTGAAAACGAAGAGATCAAAAACATGTTTACAGCTTTAGGTGTTTCTATTGGTACAGAAGAAGATCCAAGAGCTTTAAACTTATCTAAAGTTCGTTACCATAAAGTAGTTATTATGTGTGATGCCGATGTAGATGGTTCACATATTGCTACCTTAATATTAACGTTCTTTTTTAGATACATGAAAGAAATGGTAGAGCAAGGTTATATTTACATTGCAACACCACCTTTATACTTAGTTAAAAAAGGTCAGAAAAGAGAATATGCTTGGGATGACAATCAACGTGATATTATTGCTCAAAACATGGGTGGTTCTGTAAGCATACAGCGTTACAAGGGTCTTGGGGAAATGAACGCAGATCAACTTTGGGACACAACAATGAATCCTGAATTTAGAACACTACGTAAAGTGGTAATTGATAGTCCTGCAGAAGCAGACAGAGTTTTCTCTATGCTAATGGGAGATGAAGTTCCTCCTCGTAGAGACTTTATAGAAAGAAATGCAAAATACGCAAACATAGACGTATAA